CCTTTTCTCATTCTCCTCTCGACTGCTTTACCAAGGAGCGTTAAGCCCATTACCATTACATAATAAATCAACCCTGCAAAAATTAACGGTTCAAGGTAGGCGAATTTTTCTCCCCCTACAATGTAAGCACGGCGCATAATGTCGAGTGCTCCAATAACTGTAACGATAGCTGATTCCTTTGTTAATGTAATGAACTCATTCATTAAAGCAGGTAAAATATTTTTAAGTGCCTGTGGCAAAATAATTTGTCCCATCATGCGGCGATAAGGAATTCCTAACGCTAATGCCGCTTCACGCTGTCCTTTATCAACAGCTAAAATACCAGCGCGAATAATTTCAGATATATATGCTGCAGAGTTTAGCCCGAACGCAGCAACGGCCGCTGGAAACGGGGCAATATCAAACCCGAGCAGCTGAGGTAATCCAAAGTATATTAATAATAATTGCAGTACAAGCGGTGTTCCGCGAAACACGGACGTATATGCATCCGCAAACCATTGAAGAGGTTTATTGCGGCTGATTTTACATAAAGATAAAATAACTCCCAGCACAAACCCTAAAATTGCTGAAGCTAGGACTATCTGTATCGTTACCCCTATCCCTTTTAAAATATAAGGCATAGAAGGCACGATTTGCGAAAAATCCAAATTCATGCCTAGTTCCATTCCTCTCTAACTATCATTCTTATTTTTGGTCGTCAAACCACTTAACGATTAATTTATCCAATTCACCGTTTTCTTTCATTTTCTTTAATTCACGGTTAAAGTCATTCGTTAGCTTGCTGTCTTTAGGAAATGCGATTGCTGATCCTTTACTTGAATCGGGACGTCCTGTATCAGACATTTGCAAGCTTTTGTCTTTGTTCACATACCCTTTAGCTACTGTATCTTCAATAATCGCTGCATCGATACGATTTGATTTCATTTCTTGAATTAGTTCTGGAATACGGTCACGCGTTGTTACATTTACTCCGTCAACTTCTTTTGCAATTTCTTTTGCTTCGTCTGCTTGAATAGAAGAAGTTTGTACACCGACTGTTTTTCCTTTTAGTTCTTCTGCGTTTTTAATTGGCGCATCTTTCTTCGATACAATCATGTTTTTTGCTTCGTAGTATACGTCTGAGAAGTCCACGTTCTTTTTACGCTTTTCAGTTGGCGTCATACCGGCTAAAACTAAATCGACTTTATTAGATTGTAAAGCTGGAATTAATCCGCCAAATTCCATATCCTTTACCTGCACGTCATAGCCTAACTTTTTACCGATTGTTTTTGCTAAATCTACGTCAAATCCGATTGCTTCACTATCACCTTTTGCCGTATCAATATATTCAAAGGGTGGGTAATCTGCTGATGTTCCCATTACAAGTACTTTTTTATCTTTGTCGTCGCTGCTTGCTCCGCCATTAGACGTTCCTTCTCCTGCTCCGCATGCAGCTAAAACGCCTGCTGTTAAGAGACCAATTGCCGTTACCGATAACCACTTTTTCAATTTCATCTTCGTTCCCCCTAGTTTATTCCTTACATTATTTTTTAAAAATTAATAATATTATGAAATAAGTTTTTTACTATTGCAAGTAAATGTCGAAATTTAAATATATATTCATATAAATGTATTTTAACACAACATTATAAATATGCAATATCTTTTTTAAATATAAGTTTCACTATTTGAAAATACCTTTTCTCAACATTTTCCACTCATTAGAAAGCCTGCATACAGAC
The genomic region above belongs to Priestia megaterium and contains:
- a CDS encoding amino acid ABC transporter permease — its product is MNLDFSQIVPSMPYILKGIGVTIQIVLASAILGFVLGVILSLCKISRNKPLQWFADAYTSVFRGTPLVLQLLLIYFGLPQLLGFDIAPFPAAVAAFGLNSAAYISEIIRAGILAVDKGQREAALALGIPYRRMMGQIILPQALKNILPALMNEFITLTKESAIVTVIGALDIMRRAYIVGGEKFAYLEPLIFAGLIYYVMVMGLTLLGKAVERRMRKGD
- a CDS encoding transporter substrate-binding domain-containing protein translates to MKKWLSVTAIGLLTAGVLAACGAGEGTSNGGASSDDKDKKVLVMGTSADYPPFEYIDTAKGDSEAIGFDVDLAKTIGKKLGYDVQVKDMEFGGLIPALQSNKVDLVLAGMTPTEKRKKNVDFSDVYYEAKNMIVSKKDAPIKNAEELKGKTVGVQTSSIQADEAKEIAKEVDGVNVTTRDRIPELIQEMKSNRIDAAIIEDTVAKGYVNKDKSLQMSDTGRPDSSKGSAIAFPKDSKLTNDFNRELKKMKENGELDKLIVKWFDDQK